Part of the Sphaerochaeta associata genome is shown below.
ATATGCACTGGAAGGACTTTCTTCCGTTGGATGAGAATTCCCGCAATGATCATTGCGCCAAACTCGCTGCCTGCAGCGAGGGCATTCAGTAAACTGATTGCGTTGATCTTCAGCTCCTCAACCAGGTACAACGAGAAGAAACTTGAGACCGACGACATGCTTATTCTATTCAGGGCAATAATGAAAATTCCAACCACAAACGCCCGGTCGAACCAATGGCCTGCTTGGGGTGTCTCAATCTGAATGGAGGCACCTCGTTGTTTCGGTTCGCGCTTCCACCCGAGTACCACCAGGATAAAAATTCCGCTGATCGCCAAGGCAAAGGTACCGATGCTCAAATTACTGGAAAGATCAGGTTGCTTGGTCGCTGCGAAAAGCAACGAAAAGAAAACAAAGCCAACTGTACCGAAGGAGCGAATCAAGGTGTACTTCTGGGAATCACCGTTGAACAAGTTATTTGCATAGCTATCGAGAAGCGGCATCAATGAGCGCAAAAAGAACGCAAGCAGCGAAAGCCCGACGATGGTGATCAGAAGCGATGTGGACAGCATCAAGACAGTCATACCCATGCAGGCAATCACGGTACAGAAAAGCACGACAGCCTTCATGTTCCCTCGTTTATCAACATGCCTGGCTACAAGCAGAGGACCTGCGATACCAGCTATCTCGAACAAGGAAAGGAGAACGCCGACAATTTCATAGGAGTACCCTTTGTTTCGCAGCATCACTTGCAGAAAAGGGTTTACGATTGCATAAATGGAATACATGAAAAAGAAGGAGGAATATAGGATGACCATAACCCGCATTGTAGGCAATTGCAGGCACAGCAACAAGAGGAAATGACTAGATTGTCAGGAAAGGGCGAGCCTTTTCGAGCACGGAAAACGGCAACTTCAAATCCTCAAGACAAGACAAGGGAGCCATCCTTCTATGACTTACAATCCTGCCGACATAGGTGGGGCCGAGGCCGGGCACTCTCAGCAGTGCCTCCTTGGGAGATCGTTTGACCGAAAGCGGGAAGTATTGAGGATTGGCCTGCGCCCAAACAAGCTTTGGGTCCTTCGTAAGGCTGAGATTTCCTTCTTCGGTAAATATCATCTCCTCATACGAGAAGCCATATTTTCGAAGCAGCCAGTCGGCTTGGTACAGACGATGCTCTCGGGTAAGGGAAGCATGGTCTGTCTCATCGACCTGACCGAGATCGAACAACTCGAGCTGTGAATGCTGATATTGTTTCTGCTCTCCGGGAAGACTCTGGTCTCCCAATCCCTTCTGATAGGCACTGAAATACAGCCTGCCCATGTGAAGCTCCTGATACAATCGGCTGGTATAGAGCAGAATTTCCTTATCCAGCTCATCGCTGGCCCCGACGATGAATTGGCTGGAAGTATGCACCCTCTCATAGCGTGAACCTTTCGCAGTTTGACTGGCGATATACGTCAACGGCTGGAGGATATCCTGAACATAATTCTTAGATTCCGAAAGCTTGGAAAAATGCTGCTCGCCAGGAGCCTCGATGTTCAGTGAGAGCGCTGAAGCGTACTTGAGCGCCTCGTCTATGCTCTCCTTGCTGGAGCCTGGAATGACCTTCAGGTGGATGTACCCCCTGTATCGGTACGAATTTCTCAGGATTCTTGCTGTGTCGGTGAGCATTTCCATGGTTTTTTCAGCACAACCGAGTACAGCGCTGGAAAGAAAGAGACCGATGAGTGGACGCTTGCTCTGAAACTCATGGAAAAATGAGGCCATCTCCTTCGGGGCAAGGGCTACAGGCCTGAAATCCTGGTCATTTCTCAGGGGACAATACTTGCAGTCATTGGCACAGCGGTTGCCCATGAGCGTTTTCAGCATTATGCCCGGCCCGCCGCTGACTGTCGTTGTAGGATACAGCCACCCCGATCCGGCAGTATTACGCTTTCGGTGCTCCTGGGGGTTCTTGGTGCCACAGGCACAACTGAGGTCGTATTGTGCATCACGACTTAAGATATCAAGCTTGCTTTGTGTATCCATATCCTACCTCATCGTAGGAACAGGGTAACATCAGTAAAGTAGTTTTGACAAGCTAGATACCCCGTCTTCTGTACTCGCTTATCAATAAACCTGCAAGGGTGAAGGCCGTACCTATCGCATCGAGCTGTCCGAACGGTTCAGAAAGGAAGGCAACCGCCACCACAATGGTGATGATGGGACTAAGATAAAGGTAGAAGGAGCTCTTGATAGGGCCGATGGTTCTCAACCCAAAATTCCAAGAAAGGAAGCAGAAGGCTGAGGCAACAAGACCCAGGAAGAGAAAATGATACAGGTACGGGGTCTGAATCACCTGATGGACCGGAAGACCATCACCGTTGATGAGCAACACAAGGGTATGGCCGAGCAAGCCATAGAAAAACATGGTTCTGGTCACCAAAAGATTCGGATACCCCTTCTTTCCGATCACCCTGGTGAGTACGGTATAGATTGCCCAAACCATGATTGCAAGGAGTGCAAGCACATCACCCTTTGGATTGAAGGCGACCTCTTCAGTGCTGGAGAAAGTCAAGAGAACAATGCCGGCCATCGAAAGAGCCAAACCAATGAAGTAGTTTTTCTTCAGGGGTTCTTCCTTTAAGAAGATGTGGGAAGCGAGCAAAGTGAAGAAAGGAGCAGCAGCCACAATGACTCCTACGTTGCTTGCACTGGTGAACAACAAAGCAGTATTTTCCAAAAAGTAATACAGAAAAATACCGCAAAACCCCGCAAGAGCAACAAAAAGTCGGTCGATGGGCTGTTTGTACACCAACGGTTTATGGTTTATCACACTCAAAACCAATAGTCCGAGCAAAGAACGCACCACAAGAATCTGAGAGGGGGAAAAGGCTGTAAGCAATAGTTTTGAAGAGACATAGGTGGTCGCCCACACAGTCATGGTCAACAGCACCGCCAGATGTCCGAGCAAGCGGGTTTTCTTCAGCACAACAACTTCTTCCTGCATAATGGCCGGCAGTGTACTCCGATTTCTTCTGTGATGCAAGAAGCCGTGCTATACTATGAATATCCGAGGAGGCGCCTATGATGACTTATCGCAAGGAACTATGGTTTCACCTCAACAAACGACGCGGTCTGATCAACATTACCGACGCCGTGCAGGAAGCAGTCAACGAGTGCGGAATCAAGGAAGGGTTGGTTCTCGTCAACGCAATGAACATCACCAGCAGTGTTTTCATCAACGCAGTGGAGAAAGGCCTTCATGAGGACTTCGAGCTCTGGCTTGAGAAACTTGCTCCCGAGCTTCCGTATGAACAGTACAATCACAATACGGAAAAGGAGCATAATGCAGACGGCCACCTCAAACGGTCCATCATGGGCCGTGAGGCGGTCATTGCAATCACAGGAGGAAAGCTCGATTTCGGCTCTTGGGAGCAGATTTTCTACTATGAGTTTGACGGCATGCGCGACAAGCACGTGCTCATCAAAGTCATCGGGGAGTGATCAGAGCTCCTGGCCCATCACCTCTGTCCTGTACGCTTTCAAGCCTGCATCAATGCAGGCTACAGCCCGCTCGAGATCGTGGGTGTTCAGTACGTAGGCAATTCTAACCTGCCTGCGTCCGACACCCTTGGTCACGTAGAAGTCCTCGCACGGGGCGACCATGACCGTCTCCCCGTTCAGATTGAAATCCTCCAGCATGAACCTGGCAAAATTCTCTGCATTATCGACAGGAAGCTCGGCCACCATATAGAAAGCTCCCTTGGGCATGCTGCACTTCACACCATCGATCTTCTTCAGACCATCGACGATGAAGTTCCTTCTTCTCTCATACTCCTCGCGCACCTCGAACAGATAGGTATCATCGGTCTTCAAGGCAGCACAGGCAGCCACCTGCTCGATGTCAGGAGGACACAGGCGAGCCTGGGCCAGCTTGAGAGCGTTGTCCAGGACATCCTTGTTGCGGCTGATCAAAGCCCCGATGCGCGAACCGCACATGCTGTAGCGCTTGGAGAAACTGTCAACACAAATGACCCGGTCGGAAAACTCAGGAAAAGCAAGTACACTGGTAAACTGCTTGCCGTCATAACAGAACTCACGATACACCTCGTCGACGATCAAAAAGATGTCATGCTTCTTGCATAGGTTCAAAAGTTGCAGCATCTCCTCCTGCGTATACACATGCCCGGTTGGATTGTTCGGACTGCAAATAAGGATTGCCCCAGTCTTTCGGGTGATCTTCTTCTCAAACTCTGAGATATCGGGAAGGGCGAAGCCATCCTCCATATTGCTGGTGATCGGCACCAAGTCTACCATGGCAGAATGAGCGAAGGAGGAAACATTCGTGTAATACGGTTCAGGGATAATCACCTCATCGTACGGGTCGCAGAGCGTCATGAATGCAAATTGCAACGCTTCGCTGCCACCGGTGGTGATGAGAATATCCTCAGCCTTCACATCCAGACCGTACTTTGCATAATAGGCGGGAAGTGCTTCACGCAGTTCCTGCCTTCCTTCACTGTTTCCATAGGCGATGATGGTCTCGTCATATTGACGAACCGCTTCGATGACCTGCACCGGCGTCTTGATATCCGGCTGCCCGATATTGAGGTGGTAGACCTTGATTCCGCGTTTGACAGCATCGCGGGCATAGGGTGAAAGACGTCTGATGGGACTGCATTGGAAAGCGGAAATTCTGTGTGACATTTGCATAAGGGACACTCCAAGAACTCAGTTTGGATTTGTCGACACCATCCCTGCTACGACGTAGGAGGGACAATGAAGTGGAAAGAGCCCGGAGCCGCAACAGGAATCAGTCGCGGTCCGGGTCACTAGCACTGGCCCCTGGGAGAGGCGCTTGTGGATTTGCCTGACTATTATCTATCAGGATTTGGATGAACTTTCGGTTATCAAGCAACGGGCTGATCGAGCGCCCGTGATGGAGACGGCTGATGACTCGAGCGAACAGCTCGGTGATGTCAGCCTGGATATACCACTCCTTATCCAACAGGTCATGCCCGTGGAACACGGCATTCGTGCCGATGATCCGATAGAAAATGCCTTCCTTGTATGCAGCATCGAAATCCTCGACCGCATTTGCGTTGAAGAGAGGAAGACTGACCATGCAGATGATCTTCTTTGCACCGAGATTGGTCAATTCGCGCATGGCGATGATCATGGTACCGCCGGTGGCGAGCATGTCGTCGGCAATCAGAACCGTCTTGCCGTTGACATCACCCAGAAGGTTGATGCTCTTGATATTTGAATGCTTGGCATCCTTGCTGACGATCGAGTAGTCACGTTCCTTATAGAGCATGGCCAACGGCCTGTGCAGGGCCTGGGCATAGAACTTGTTTCTGCTGATAGCCCCGGTATCGGGGGCGACGACCACCAGCTCGGGGTCGCTGAAGTCGATGAGCTTGTGAAGAGCGATTAAAGTTTGGTAGGAAGCATGCAGGTTCTCCAAATGCAGGTTGGAGAAGCTGTTCTCTATTTCGCGGCTGTGAATATCGAGGGTGATGATCCGCTCGACACCAAGCATCTCGCAGATACGGCCGAACATGGCTGCGGTGAGGGCCTCGCGTCCGCCTTTCTTGTGCTGCCGTGAGTACGGATAGGTGGGCAAAACCAGTGTCACACTCTCTGCACCGGCAAGCTGGAGGGCGTTGATCGTAGTGAAGAGGAACATCAGGTGGTCGTTCACTGACAGCCTGACCGGCTCGTCCGACCCTGCAACCTTTACCGGCTCGCTGTTGGACAAGTCATAGACAATAAAAATCCTCAAACCCCTGACTGCATCGAGTATTTCTGCTTTCTCTTCCCCATTGGCAAACCTGGTATACTTCACCTTGATGGTAAAATCAGGGCACTGGAACGTTGTGGGGCACTTGGTCCTGGGAATACGCTTGTTGTTCAAGTCATCCATCAGGGTAACGGTTCTCAGGATCTCATCCTCGCTCATACCGTGGCGCTTTGCCAAGGCGGTGGAGAGTTTTTCGTAGCGCTCCAAATAAAGACGGCGCAGGTGTTTTACGACTTTGCCGGTGAAATATTCTGAACCAGGACCTGAGATAATCCCAAGCTTATGGGGTTTGATGATGCTCATGGCTGAACCATACAACAACAAAGCCTAAAGTTCAATCCGTTTCATCCGACAGAATACAGTTGCTCTGCTTAAGTTTGGTGAAAAACTATTCGCCCAACTACTTTACCAACTAACCTCAAACTTGGTACGTTTGTATTGATATGAAAACCATTGTGATCTTTTTCCAGATTGTAGGCAGCCTGGGCCTCTTTCTCTTCGGAATAAAACTCCTCAGCGAGGGCTTGCAGAAGTCTGCCGGCGACAAGATGAAGGCCATCCTCAAGCTTATGACGAAGAACCGGTTCATATCCATTATGACCGGTCTTCTTATAACCATCATCATACAAAGCTCATCGGCAACCACCGTCATGGTGGTCAGTTTTGTCAACGCAGGTTTGATGGGCCTCACCCAGGCGATCGGGGTCATCCTGGGAGCCAACATAGGTACCACCTTCACCGGATGGTTGGTTGCCCTCCTGGGCTTTAAGGTCGACATCACCTCCCTTGCCTTGGTTTCCATCGCCTTCGCAGCCCCGATGATGTTCAGCAAGAAGAACAAAACCCGCGATGCCGCCGACATCCTGCTCGGCTTTGGTGTCTTGTTTCTGGGGCTCAATTTCATGTCGCACTCAATTCCGGATATTACCGGAAACATCGAAGTGCTGGAGTTTTTGGCAACCTTCAACAGCGACACACTATGGATGAACATGCTGTGCATCCTGTTGGGCACACTGGTAACCATCGTTGTGCAATCCTCTTCGGCTGCGATGGCAATGGTCCTTACCATGGCATACAACGGATGGATCGGCGTCACTGCTTCTGCTGCATTGATTCTCGGCTCCAACATCGGCACCACGATTACCGCCTATCTTGCGTCAATCGGAACCAGCACCACGGCAAAACGTGCAGCCTGGGCTCATATTTTCTTCAACGTGGTCGGTAGTGTCATTGCCCTGATTCTCTTCCATCCCTTGTTGAGGTTGGTCAATTTCATCACTCCCGGCGACATCTATACCTTGGAGGGAGCAACACTCTCAACCCAGCTTCCTCTTTTTCTTGCCATGTTCCACTCCGCGTTCAACATTATGAATACCATCATTTTCTTTCCCTTCGTCCGCCAATACGCCCATTTCATCGAGCGCCTGGTTCCTGCCAAAGCTGAATACGATGAGGGAACCTACCACTTCAAGTACATCGGCGGTGTATTCATCGACAGCCCGGAAATCTACATGTTGGCTATCCGCGATGAGATCAAGAAGATGGCAAATCTTGCGTGTAATATGCTTACCCGATACCGGGGTATGTTCAACAACCGCGGTGCGGATATTGAAAGCGATGCCTTGGCCATGAAGAAGGATGAGGACTACGCCGACCAGATGCAGGAACAACTTTCGGACTTCTGCGTCCACTTGCTGCAGGACTCGCAAACACCCACAAACGCCTCCTCGCTCAACTGTCTGATCCGTGTCATGGATGAGCTTGAGTCGGTCACCGACAGCTGCTACAACCTCACCATTCTCAGCCAGAGAAGGTACAACCAAGGATGGACGTTCGATGAAGCGACGGACAAGGACCTCAGGGAGTACCAGAGCCTTGTCCAAGAATTCCTCGATTACGTTCGGGACCGTATGGACAGGACCCTGACCAAGGCAGAGATGCAGAAGGCCAATGAGTTTGAGGAACAGATCAACAACCAACGCAACCGCCTCAGCCTGATGGTTCAAGAAAGGCTCTCAGACGGCAAGGCCGATGTAAGAGTCGAGTTGCTCATCCTGGAGAAAATCCGTCACCTCGAGCATATCGGCGACTACTGCACCAACATCGCAGAAGCCTATCACCAGGCAGTCAAGCACACCCCGATGTTGCAAAAGCGTTCAGGCAAGAGTATGGAACTCGCTTGAGATGTATTCAGCCTCCCGAACGGGAGGCTGAATTGTCTGTACTCATCAACACTTCTCAGTAGAGAACCGTCTGGACATCCTCAATGCCGCACAGATGGTAATACGCATCAGAGAAGCTCTTCAGAATGTCTTCACAGCCGTTCTGCATCAAGGAGATGAACAGCTGGTCCTCATCCAGCCCAAGGTTGCCCGTGGTGCCGATACTCGTCCGCTCCTCAAGCGCCTTGTCAGGGTCGAGTGTTGTCAGCTCATCCAAATGCAAGCCTACTTCCTTGTAGGTGTCACGGAAGTTCCTGCCCTCCAACACCTGCTTGAGCACTACATCGGTTGCATAGAGCTCGGCCGTACATGCCTTCCTCAATGCTTGAGGATGCACTTCAAGCCCATCGAGCATTGTAAGGAAAATGTGTACCAGCTGCCAGGTCGCCTTGGTGCCTGCAAGCAATGGCTCCTTGGTATCCTGGAAATCGCGGTTGTAGCCTGAGGGGAGACTGCGAATGATTGACTTGACCCTCATGGCACAGCTGCTGACCAAAGCCGAGCGGCTTCGCGCAAGTTCCAAACCGTCTGGATTCTTCTTCTGCGGCATAATGGAACTGCCTGTACAAAGGTGCTTGGGCAGGGAGAAATAGCCGAATTCAGGAAGGGTGAAGAGAATCAAATCCTGGGCGAGCTTGCTCAATGTCAGGGCGATGTAATCGCAACTGTCCAAGAGCATGGCTTCGAACTTGCCGCGGCTGTTGTTCGCATACAATACATTGTTTTGTACTCTGGTAAAGCCCATCTGCTCGGCTGTGAACTGCCTGTCCAGCGGAAGAGGAACTCCATAGCTTGCAGCCGAACCAAGAGGACTCTGATCAAGTGTCCAGGAGAGTTGCATCAGATGCTGCGCCTCGTCGTACAACTCCTCTGCAAAGCTTGCCGCCCAAAGACCGACCGAAGACGGCATGGCAAGCTGCATATGAGTTCTTCCCGGCATGGGGATTGAAGCGTGAAGTTGGGCAAAGTCTACCAACCGCTGGGCGAGCCGGCCGGTCTGGTTGCACAGCTTGACCGAGTACTCCCGCATCCAAAGGCGCAGCGCCGTCTGGACCTGGTCGTTTCGGCTCCTTCCTGTATGGATTTTCTTGCCTGCCTCGCCCACCTGTTCGGTCAAATAGGCTTCGATGGCGGTGTGACAATCCTCGTTCTCCTTGGTAATCGGGAAAGCATCCTCACCGCGGAGTTTGATGACCTGGGCCAAGGCCTGTTCCAGGCCGGCGAGTTCTTCATCGTTGAGTAAGCCGATTTGATGGAGCCCTCGTGCGTGAGCGATGGAAGCCAAGGCGTCGGCGATCACCAACTGCTGATCGAGTATGTAGTCATTGCTGACGGTAAAATCTTCCATCAAGGAATCGAGAGTGTAGTCTTTCTGCCAAAGTTTGCCCATTATTGTCCTCCGGGATGTGCAAAACCAGTCTATTGGCTCCGCCCATGCCTGTCAATTGAAGCAAAGAACGCTACTTCGAATCTCTATCCGGTATGATGAAACAGATACTTCTTCCCCTCTTGGTTTTCCTGCTTCTCTCTAGCGGCTGTGGTTGCAGCCAACCCGAGCTCTCGCTGCACAATCTTTTTGAGCAAGCAGACAGCTCTCCTCCGGTTTTCTTGTCGGCGAGCATGCAGAGCCAACATACGGCAACCCTTAGTTTCAATGAAAGCATTGCTGAAAATTCGGTTGCCCTCTGGTGTGAGCAGAACTCGGTGGCGTCCTTCACGGTCATAGACAAGACGCTCACCTTGAACCTGGCAAAGCCCATGCAGATGGGCACATCGCTTCCCTTGGAGGGAAGAGTCGAAGACATACGGGGAAACAGCCTGCAATTTTCCATCGAGCTGTGGGCGAAGAACACCCATCCTGCAACGGTGTTGATCAATGAGTTTACAACCAAGGGCAGCGAAACCAACCCGGACCGGGTTGAATTGGTGGTTACCAGCAGAGGTAATCTGGCAGGGCTCACCCTCTATGCTGGAGTTGCTGACGATTGGTCGGACCGCTTCGTCTTCCCTGATCGATGGGTTGAACGGGGGACGTATGTGGTTGTCGCATTCAGCAAAGGAGAGCATGAAGCTGCGTGGTACACATCGGCTTTGCAGGCGGGGCTCGGTTCCAATAATGGCTGTTTGTCTGTAGCAATGAGCCCTGAATGGGCAAGTCCTTTGCTCGATGCTGTCATGTGGGGTAACATGAGCACATCCACTTTTGAAGGATTCGGCTCTGCCTCCCTGCTGTCCCAAGCACAAATTCTGTTTCAAAATGGACAATGGAACAGTGCTTCAAGCGAGAAATCAATCGACTCGAATACGGGCACCGCCACCCGGTCCTTTTGCAGGGATCGGCTTATTGACACCAACAGCAGCGATGATTGGTATGTGTGTGCAACCAGACAGGCGACATTCGGATCGAAAAATTCAGAGCTACGATACACCCCGTAAATGAGAAAGGAGGGAAAATCCCCCCTCTCTGGAAGTATTACAGGTACGCTGCGATAAAGCCTTCAATGACAGACAGTGAGGCCGCTCCCATACGCTGGTCAACCACCTCCCCGCCCTTGAATACCATCAAGGTAGGAATGGAGTTCACGCTATACATTGTTGCAAGCGAACCTGCTTCATCGACATTGATTTTTGCAACTTTGAGCTTGTCGGCAAACTTTTCTGCCACCTGGGCGATCGCCGGGGCGATCATTTTACAGGGACCGCACCAGGGAGCCCAAAAATCCACCAGCACCGGTTTGTCAGCCTTCAAGACTTCCTGTTCGAAATTTGCTTCAGTAACTATGATTTCACTCATGAATTCTGCTCCTCGTCTAGAAAGCATGGTAGCGGCAAACCGGCGAAAAGGGAAGAGTAAACCTACATGGCGATCTCTTGATCAAAAGGGATTTCTTCCGGCAGGGCCTCCTGTTTGTTCCTGCCGTTGCCGTCACTCTTGAACTCCACATGCTCGGCTACCACGACAATGCGTTCCCGGCTGCCCCCATCCTTGTCAGTCCATCGTTCCTGCCTCAGGCGGCCGACAACCCTTACCCCCCTTCCCTTCTGCAGATACTGCAAGCAACTTTTTGCAAGCGATCCCCAAGCCGTGATGGTAATGAACATCACCTCCTCGGCCGGCTCGGCCTGGGCGTTCTTGAAATAGCGGTTGACCGCAATGCTGAACTTCGCCATCTGAGCTGCATTATCACCGATGACCACTTCCTCGGGATCCCGAACCAAATTTCCTTCAATGACAACTTGCCCATGATACAAGATTACCCTATGCAAGTATTTGTTTTGTAAACACTTATTTTTTCGTTATTTTACCAGTTTTTCAGGATTTTCTATTTATTTAGACTACTCAATTTCGTAAATTGTTATCCCACCTACGCACACTCGTATCTTCACCAATACCGTTGATTCTTATGCCTATTAGTTTTGGGGTTCAGGGGTTTTCTTTGCCCTGGCCACAACCTTCTTGGAGCTGTAATGGGTGCTCTTTCGGACTTTGTTCCCGTGCTCATCGATCTCGATGTTGGAGCGCTTTGCCTTCAGTTTCTGTACGCGCTTGAACCGTCGCTCATGGATGATTGGGAGGTGATGGTTGCGTGACCGATGGACCTCGAAGGGGTCACGAACGGTTCTCTTGGTTGAAGGAAAATCTGCCGACTCGGTTTCTCCATAGACTGAGGTCCCGGTATATTTCTCATTGGTGAGGATGTTCTCGATCGTCTTTACCGGCCATTTCTTCTTTCCGGTGGGAGTAGGAACTTTAAGAGTTTCCAGTTCCTTCTTGATCCTCACGATACTCCAGCCTTGCTCGTACCAATCAAAGATCTTCAGGACTATTCTGGCTTCAGCAATGTTGAGGATGAGGCCTTCCTCCTCATTACGATCATAACCATAGCACCTTCGTGAGAATGCAGGAGAATCAGGATCCATGGTACTTCTTCGAAGACCCCACTTGATGTTCTCACTCTTGTTCTCACTCTCAGCCTGGGCTATGCCCGCATGGAGTGTGAGCAGCAACTCCCCTGCCTGGCTGAGGAGGTGGATCTGCTCATTGTAGAAAAAGACATCAACCTTCAGTTCCTTGAGACGTCTGAGAGTTACCAGGAAATCCACACAGTTGCGTCCGAACCGGCTGATGGACTTGGTGTAGATCATGTCGATCTTGCCCGCCTCACAGTCGGCCAGCAGGCTCTGGAAGCCCGGTCTGGAGCTTATGGTCCGTCCCGACTTGATATCGGTATAGGTACCGACATATTCCCAAGCGGGATTCTCCAGGATGTCCTCCTTCTCGAAGTCCATCTGGGCTGAAAGGCTGTGCAGCTGTCGCTCCATTTGTGTGCTCACACGACAGTACAGGGCGACACGGAGACGCTTGAAATGCCGCCTGGCTGGTATGACATGTATGATGGGCTTTCTCTTCTCGTCGGGCATAACCTGTTCTGTATAACACGGATTGAGGGATATGGATAGATTTGAGAAAACAATCTTGAGAGGACCTCGAATTGATACTTTTATTGCCCAAACATTTACAGCTGGGATTTCTTGGCTTATAGTTATTCTGATCATAATGGCCAAATCCACTGCACACCTTAGCACCTTCTAGATATTGATTCGGACATAAAATCTTCAATCACCCGTTCTACTGACTTGCTGATCATCGAGTTGAGTAGCTGCTATATAATTGGAGGGCAAAAAGAAGTGGATAAAAATCAGAAGAAACTAATCATCCTTCAAGGTAATTCAGGAGTCGGTAAAACCACTACACTGCAAAATGCGATTCGTGAACTTGTGTTCAATCACGATTTTATGATTACCGAAGAGGAAGCTGGAAGAAAAGATCGAAGAGTGGTACTAAAGCACAAAACAGACCTCCTGGTTTCAATTTGTACTAGTGGAGATACTCTTGAGATTATCGAGGGAAATTACCGATTCTTCATTTCCCACTGTTGTGATGTCATGATATCTGCTTGTAGGATTAACACCGAAACTCACCTCAACAATTCTAGAACCAACTTGATGAAGACTGCATTAATCAGCTTTGCTTCCGGATATTGGGAATCGGATGAAGTTCATTTCAATGCAGATAGTGCTAATGT
Proteins encoded:
- a CDS encoding recombinase family protein, which codes for MPDEKRKPIIHVIPARRHFKRLRVALYCRVSTQMERQLHSLSAQMDFEKEDILENPAWEYVGTYTDIKSGRTISSRPGFQSLLADCEAGKIDMIYTKSISRFGRNCVDFLVTLRRLKELKVDVFFYNEQIHLLSQAGELLLTLHAGIAQAESENKSENIKWGLRRSTMDPDSPAFSRRCYGYDRNEEEGLILNIAEARIVLKIFDWYEQGWSIVRIKKELETLKVPTPTGKKKWPVKTIENILTNEKYTGTSVYGETESADFPSTKRTVRDPFEVHRSRNHHLPIIHERRFKRVQKLKAKRSNIEIDEHGNKVRKSTHYSSKKVVARAKKTPEPQN
- a CDS encoding single-stranded DNA-binding protein, coding for MHRVILYHGQVVIEGNLVRDPEEVVIGDNAAQMAKFSIAVNRYFKNAQAEPAEEVMFITITAWGSLAKSCLQYLQKGRGVRVVGRLRQERWTDKDGGSRERIVVVAEHVEFKSDGNGRNKQEALPEEIPFDQEIAM
- the trxA gene encoding thioredoxin → MSEIIVTEANFEQEVLKADKPVLVDFWAPWCGPCKMIAPAIAQVAEKFADKLKVAKINVDEAGSLATMYSVNSIPTLMVFKGGEVVDQRMGAASLSVIEGFIAAYL
- the argH gene encoding argininosuccinate lyase, producing MGKLWQKDYTLDSLMEDFTVSNDYILDQQLVIADALASIAHARGLHQIGLLNDEELAGLEQALAQVIKLRGEDAFPITKENEDCHTAIEAYLTEQVGEAGKKIHTGRSRNDQVQTALRLWMREYSVKLCNQTGRLAQRLVDFAQLHASIPMPGRTHMQLAMPSSVGLWAASFAEELYDEAQHLMQLSWTLDQSPLGSAASYGVPLPLDRQFTAEQMGFTRVQNNVLYANNSRGKFEAMLLDSCDYIALTLSKLAQDLILFTLPEFGYFSLPKHLCTGSSIMPQKKNPDGLELARSRSALVSSCAMRVKSIIRSLPSGYNRDFQDTKEPLLAGTKATWQLVHIFLTMLDGLEVHPQALRKACTAELYATDVVLKQVLEGRNFRDTYKEVGLHLDELTTLDPDKALEERTSIGTTGNLGLDEDQLFISLMQNGCEDILKSFSDAYYHLCGIEDVQTVLY
- a CDS encoding Na/Pi cotransporter family protein; translation: MKTIVIFFQIVGSLGLFLFGIKLLSEGLQKSAGDKMKAILKLMTKNRFISIMTGLLITIIIQSSSATTVMVVSFVNAGLMGLTQAIGVILGANIGTTFTGWLVALLGFKVDITSLALVSIAFAAPMMFSKKNKTRDAADILLGFGVLFLGLNFMSHSIPDITGNIEVLEFLATFNSDTLWMNMLCILLGTLVTIVVQSSSAAMAMVLTMAYNGWIGVTASAALILGSNIGTTITAYLASIGTSTTAKRAAWAHIFFNVVGSVIALILFHPLLRLVNFITPGDIYTLEGATLSTQLPLFLAMFHSAFNIMNTIIFFPFVRQYAHFIERLVPAKAEYDEGTYHFKYIGGVFIDSPEIYMLAIRDEIKKMANLACNMLTRYRGMFNNRGADIESDALAMKKDEDYADQMQEQLSDFCVHLLQDSQTPTNASSLNCLIRVMDELESVTDSCYNLTILSQRRYNQGWTFDEATDKDLREYQSLVQEFLDYVRDRMDRTLTKAEMQKANEFEEQINNQRNRLSLMVQERLSDGKADVRVELLILEKIRHLEHIGDYCTNIAEAYHQAVKHTPMLQKRSGKSMELA